Proteins co-encoded in one Arachis stenosperma cultivar V10309 chromosome 7, arast.V10309.gnm1.PFL2, whole genome shotgun sequence genomic window:
- the LOC130940590 gene encoding zinc transporter 6, chloroplastic-like — MSAQPCATDILSRATACRDGSAAAHLKFLSIFVIFFTSMLGMSSPVLLARLFQGKSLYDRAVALIKCFAAGVILSTSLVHVLPDAYSSLADCRVATRHPWRDFPFSGLVTLIGALLALAVDLVASSHVEHAQYAPVKTNEKESSSAESRIELGGGGGCHGGDSTGAVAAEGSAVTDEEMLLRLKQKMVSQVLEIGIIFHSVIIGVTMGMSQNVCTIRPLVAALAFHQIFEGMGLGGCVAQAGFSFGTMVYMCFMFSVTTPMGIVLGMAIFSLTGYDDSNPNALIMEGLLGSISSGVLIYMALVDLIAVDFFHNKLMNSNPKLKKASFLALTLGSAAMSILALWA; from the exons ATGTCGGCACAACCGTGCGCGACAGATATCCTCTCCCGCGCCACCGCATGCCGCGACGGATCCGCGGCGGCGCACCTCAAGTTCCTCTCCATCTTCGTCATCTTCTTCACCAGCATGCTCGGCATGTCCTCTCCCGTCCTCCTCGCCCGTCTCTTCCAAGGAAAGTCGCTCTACGACCGCGCCGTCGCTCTCATCAAGTGCTTCGCCGCCGGCGTCATTCTCTCCACCTCACTCGTTCACGTCCTCCCTGACGCGTACTCCTCACTCGCCGACTGCCGCGTCGCCACGCGCCATCCCTGGCGCGACTTCCCGTTCTCCGGCCTCGTCACACTAATCGGCGCACTCCTCGCCCTCGCCGTCGACCTCGTGGCAAGCTCTCACGTCGAGCACGCGCAGTATGCGCCGGTGAAGACGAACGAGAAGGAGTCATCGTCCGCGGAATCGAGAATCGAACTCGGCGGCGGCGGAGGATGTCACGGCGGCGATAGCACCGGAGCGGTGGCGGCGGAAGGATCGGCGGTGACGGATGAGGAAATGTTGTTGAGATTGAAGCAGAAAATGGTTTCTCAGGTATTGGAGATTGGGATAATATTCCATTCGGTGATAATTGGGGTTACGATGGGAATGTCTCAGAACGTTTGCACTATAAGGCCTCTCGTTGCTGCTTTGGCTTTTCATCAGATTTTTGAAGGGATGGGTCTTGGTGGCTGCGTTGCTCAG GCTGGATTTAGCTTTGGAACAATGGTATATATGTGCTTCATGTTCTCAGTGACAACACCAATGGGTATAGTTTTGGGGATGGCAATATTTTCACTCACAGGGTATGATGATAGTAACCCAAATGCATTAATCATGGAAGGTTTATTAGGTTCTATATCCTCAGGAGTACTAATTTACATGGCGCTTGTTGACCTCATTGCCGTTGATTTCTTTCATAACAAGCTTATGAACTCTAATCCAAAGTTGAAAAAGGCATCTTTTCTTGCCTTAACTCTGGGTTCTGCTGCAATGTCTATTCTTGCCCTCTGGGCTTGA